From one Thunnus maccoyii chromosome 6, fThuMac1.1, whole genome shotgun sequence genomic stretch:
- the LOC121898574 gene encoding mediator of RNA polymerase II transcription subunit 13-like isoform X3 — MSSCFVPNGASLEDCHSNLFCLADLTGIKWRRFVWQGPTSSPILFPVTEEDPILCSFSRCLAADVLSVWRRHHTPGRRELWLFWWGDDPSFAELIHNELSSEEDGEWESGLSYECRTLLFKAIHNLLERCLMNRGFVRIGKWFVKPYQKEEKTINKSEHLSCAFTFFVHGDSNVCTSVEIAQHQPLQRLSEEHLSLAQQSSSPLQVILSPYGLNGTLTGQAFKMSDHPTQKLIEEWRQFYPIGPNPKEVQEDKMEDTDWEDDSLAAVEVLVAGVRMVYPSCLVLLPLSDLPAVVPQGSANTSGSLCGAQQGQAAHRDPAMSSVTLTPPTSPEEAQTDYQPAQRWLKLSSASDGYSSNNSLHGGKIPRRLASQMVESVWQEYNINRTGNKRKFTTLTNGTCEEESDKSGLWDFVEPTHRPHCNCSRHKNQKQRSSSTSGHPPSSGQPAQPAPKHKLGEKLEKGEKQQKRPQTPFHHRNSVSEEQSLEPQTQRLCLRTQEEGSYPSLHHVDTAPSKAPTLHTHGPPADLVGSPPPPPLSPHPCDHVEGDMTPGGMKNSSTPIHQPFYPPSVEPCLLPQKGSSEEPQLENMSMPLPFPPAFNETMEPTIFVGSAINPNEDSTHNPWKYFNLPRKKASNFLTPQLPVDRIRDDSGGGGGTESVVSVTELMSGSTHPLKVSQELVKTYAQRRNSHLSSTTGDGEHGEEPDPYAFVEGDEEFSFTEKKDKPGADRDGNKKHKGDEGTGTTADDGQGPSGSKPSASTSLIHENDLAVSYSDLDKIFNSDEEPGSKRAGVGTEDKFGCKDAKPATLDPLSCISSADLHQMFPTPPSLEQQGYSPMNSGSKDSLEAGAGLTLLDGSQLNNHFKMEVEEGFCSPKPSEIKDFSFVYKPETSQPFIGCSMYAPLKALPSQCLLPIKLPEDCVYTPSWTLGKMELIPPVTNVNLLTKDSNVPSVEPDYSQTYTPQTHTPFMSSSAPPSNSGTGILPSPATPRFSVPTPRTPRTPRTPRGPSSVQGSLKYDNSELYSPASTPSTCRPLSSVEPATVPSIPEAHSLYVTLILSESVMNLFKDCNFDSCCVCVCNMNIRGADVGVYLKDNGEAQYPCTCGFSAVANRRFGQSAGLFLEDELDVVVRGSDASRDTERCFEELRASTTHKAGSLKEKPPDELILLLQDQCTNPFAPMAGVEYPKPSSTPSSFLRVEERDCYNDCYMALEHGRQFMDNMSGGKVDEALVKSTCLHQWPKCKSADMSKLFSQDVLRVLLSLQPVLQDTIQKKRSVRSWGVQGPLTWQQFHKMAGRGSYGTDESPEPLPIPTFLVGYEYDFVVLSPFGLPYWEKLLLDPFGSQRDVGFVVICPENEALLCRAKTFFKDLSAMYEACQLGQHRPICKSHPEGILKVGTTEGRSMTEQPLSDWFLKMAARDGNNEAFNKLKLFAQVCRYDLAPYLSEQSLDSSLLSQRSPAVASSSSQTSSSSSTSSGPQSTNTTSSSTSSAQPAQVNSTPPSSSSGSQTIGGMATAKPSSYSQFGTAGLQGSTSQNGPQSNPQGSGALAENGPSANQPQVPTETPESTMERDKVGKPTDGESHAVSYPPAIVVYIVDPFSYEDADREVHSSTYTLGLLRCYMEMLQFLPAHIRNAVSVQIVPCQYLLQPVHSGERHLYGQHLKSLAFSVFTQCRRPLPNSTNFKALTGFGPGLAIDMALKNPERPECLRLYTPPFILAPVKDKQTELGETFGEASQKYNVLFVGYCLSHDQRWLLASCTDQHGELLETCIISIDVPNRARRKKGSARRVGLQKLWEWCLGLVQVTSLPWRVVIGRLGRMGHGELRDWSILLSRRNLQSLSKRLKETCRMCGISAADTPSILSACLVAMEPQGSFVIMPDSVSTGSVFGRSTTLNMQTSQLSTPQDTSCTHILVFPTSAMVQVNTNTPEPIDINFNPINPDGSDGMVIFDLFDNDMVDPDLINILPNSPTTSPVHSPGSHYHQGGDGSKGQSADRMESHEEALNILQQPMALGYFVSTAKTGPLPDWFWSACPQAQNQCPLFLKASLHLHVSSVQSDELLHSKHSHPLDSNHTSDVLRFVLEQYNALSWLTCDPATQDRRSCLPVHFVVLTQMYNFIMNML, encoded by the exons ATGAGTTCGTGCTTTGTACCAAACGGGGCCAGTTTGGAGGACTGCCACTCCAACCTCTTCTGCCTG gCTGATTTGACCGGGATAAAATGGCGGCGTTTTGTGTGGCAAGGACCCACCTCATCGCCTATCCTTTTCCCTGTGACTGAGGAGGACCCTATCTTGTGTAGTTTCAGCCGATGCTTGGCGGCAGATGTGCTGAGTGTGTGGAGAAGGCACCACACCCCGGGTCGCAGAGAGCTCTGGCTTTTCTGGTGGGGGGATGACCCCAGTTTCGCTGAGCTTATCCATAATGAGCTCTCAA GTGAGGAGGATGGCGAGTGGGAGAGTGGCCTGTCCTACGAGTGTCGAACACTCCTGTTCAAAGCCATCCACAACCTGCTGGAGCGCTGTCTCATGAACCGTGGCTTTGTTCGCATTGGCAAGTGGTTCGTTAAGCCCTACCAGAAGGAGGAGAAGACCATTAACAAAAG CGAGCACCTGTCCTGCGCGTTCACCTTCTTCGTACACGGTGACAGCAACGTGTGCACGAGTGTGGAGATTGCTCAACATCAGCCTCTTCAGCGACTCAGCGAGGAGCACCTCAGCCTCGCCCAGCAGAGCTCCAGCCCCTTGCAAG TCATCCTGAGCCCGTACGGCTTGAACGGGACCCTCACAGGCCAGGCTTTTAAGATGTCAGACCACCCAACTCAGAAGCTCATTGAGGAGTGGCGGCAGTTTTATCCCATTGGCCCCAATCCCAAGGAGGTCCAGGAGGACAAGATGGAGGATACAGACTGGGAGGACGACTCCCTGGCAGCTGTGGAGGTCCTTGTCG CGGGAGTAAGGATGGTTTACCCTTCCTGCCTGGTGCTACTCCCCCTGTCGGACCTCCCTGCTGTGGTCCCTCAGGGCTCAGCCAACACCTCAGGAAGCCTGTGCGGTGCTCAGCAGGGCCAGGCTGCTCACAGAGATCCTGCCATGTCCTCTGTCACTCTGACTCCTCCAACGTCACCAGAGGAGGCTCAGACCG ATTATCAGCCTGCGCAGAGGTGGCTAAAACTGTCCTCTGCATCCGATGGCTACAGCTCTAACAACAGTCTTCATGGGGGGAAAATCCCTCGCAGGCTGGCTAGCCAGATGGTGGAGTCAGTGTGGCAGGAGTATAACATAAATCGTACAGGGAACAA GAGGAAGTTTACTACCTTGACCAATGGGACTTGTGAGGAGGAGTCAGATAAAAGTGGACTTTGGGATTTCGTGGAGCCTACTCACAGGCCACATTGCAATTGCTCAAG ACATAAGAATCAGAAACAGCGATCGAGCAGCACCTCAGGACACCCGCCTTCATCAGGCCAGCCTGCCCAGCCAGCCCCCAAGCACAAGTTGGGCGAGAAGCTGGAGAAGGgggagaagcagcagaagaggCCGCAGACGCCTTTTCACCACCGCAACTCTGTGAGTGAGGAGCAGTCCCTGGAGCCACAGACCCAGAGGCTTTGTTTAAGAACACAGGAGGAGGGCTCATATCCCAGCCTGCACCACGTGGACACAGCGCCCTCCAAAGCCCCCACGCTGCACACGCATGGCCCCCCCGCAGACCTCGTCGGATCCccgcctccccctcctctcagCCCGCATCCCTGCGACCATGTAGAAGGTGATATGACTCCAGGTGGCATGAAGAACTCGTCCACCCCCATTCACCAACCGTTCTACCCCCCGTCGGTAGAGCCTTGTCTGCTGCCACAGAAGGGCTCGTCTGAGGAGCCTCAGCTAGAGAACATGTCCATGCCTCTGCCTTTCCCGCCAGCCTTCAATGAAACCATGGAGCCCACCATCTTTGTCGGTTCAGCCATCAACCCCAACGAGGATTCCACCCACAACCCCTGGAAGTATTTCAACCTACCCAGGAAGAAGGCCTCTAACTTCCTGACACCCCAGCTACCTGTGGATAGAATCCGAGATGATTCTGGAGGAGGCGGAGGAACAGAGAGTGTAGTTTCCGTCACTGA GTTGATGTCAGGCTCCACACACCCTCTGAAGGTGTCCCAGGAGCTGGTTAAGACTTACGCCCAGCGGAGAAACAGCCATCTTTCCTCCACCACAGGAGACGGAGAACATGGCGAGGAGCCGGATCCTTACGCCTTTGTAGAGGGAGACGAAGAGTTCAGCTTCACTGAGAAGAAGGACAAGCCTGGAGCTGACAGAGACGGCAACAAGAAACACAAG GGGGATGAAGGAACTGGGACAACAGCTGATG ATGGTCAGGGTCCATCAGGTAGTAAACCTTCAGCCTCAACCAGCCTCATCCATGAGAACGACTTGGCTGTGTCCTACAGCGACCTGGATAAAATCTTCAACTCGGATGAAG aGCCTGGATCCAAAAGAGCTGGAGTTGGTACAGAGGACAAGTTTGGCTGTAAAGATGCGAAACCGGCCACGTTGGACCCCCTGTCTTGCATAA GCTCAGCGGACCTGCACCAGATGTTTCCCACCCCGCCTTCCCTGGAGCAGCAGGGCTACTCGCCCATGAACTCCGGGAGCAAGGATAGCCTGGAAGCGGGGGCAGGCCTCACCCTGTTGGACGGCAGCCAGCTCAACAACCACTTCaagatggaggtggaggagggttTCTGCAGCCCGAAGCCATCTGAAATAAAG GACTTCTCCTTTGTGTACAAGCCGGAGACGTCTCAGCCCTTCATCGGCTGTTCCATGTACGCCCCTCTGAAGGCTCTACCCAGCCAGTGTCTGTTGCCTATCAAACTGCCAGAAGACTGTGTGTACACACCCAGCTGGACCCTGGGCAAAATGGAACTGATACCCCCGGTGACGAACGTCAATCTCCTCACCAAAGACAG TAACGTCCCCAGTGTGGAGCCAGACTACAGTCAGACCTACACCCCTCAGACCCACACACCCTTCATGTCCAGCAGTGCACCTCCCAGCAACAGCGGAACGGGCATCCTTCCTTCCCCAGCCACGCCACGTTTCTCTGTGCCCACGCCTCGCACACCACGCACTCCACGGACTCCCCGCGGCCCTTCGAGCGTCCAGGGCTCGCTCAAGTATGACAACTCTGAACTTTACTCCCCGGCCTCCACGCCCTCCACCTGTCGACCGCTCAGCTCCGTGGAGCCAGCCACTGTACCTTCCATCCCTGAGGCCCACAGCCTCTACGTCACCCTCATACTCTCCGAGTCAGTCATGAACCTCTTCAAGGACTGCAACTTCGACAGTTGCTGTGTGTGCGTCTGCAACATGAACATCCGAGGGGCAGATGTAGGCGTGTACCTCAAGGACAACGGCGAGGCTCAGTACCCCTGCACATGCGGCTTCAGCGCCGTCGCCAATCGACGCTTCGGCCAGTCAGCCGGGCTCTTCTTGGAGGACGAACTGGACGTGGTGGTGCGTGGCTCAGACGCCAGTCGGGATACAGAGCGGTGTTTCGAAGAGCTGCGAGCTTCCACAACACACAAGGCTGGCAGCTTGAAGGAGAAGCCCCCAGATgagctgatcctgctgctgcaggaccAGTGCACCAACCCGTTCGCCCCTATGGCAGGTGTGGAGTACCCCAAACCGAGCTCGACCCCCAGTTCTTTCCTGAGGGTGGAAGAGAGGGACTGTTATAATGACTGCTACATGGCACTGGAGCATGGCAGGCAGTTCATGGACAATATGTCAGGTGGCAAAGTAGATGAAGCACTAGTGAAAAGCACCTGTCTTCACCAGTGGCcaaaatgcaaat CAGCAGATATGAGCAAGCTATTCTCTCAGGACGTCCTGCGGGTGTTGTTATCCCTCCAGCCTGTGCTGCAGGACACCATTCAGAAGAAGAGGAGTGTGCGCTCATGGGGCGTACAGGGACCGCTCACCTGGCAACAGTTCCACAAGATGGCAGGGAGGGGATCATATG GTACAGATGAGTCTCCCGAGCCTCTGCCCATCCCCACCTTTTTGGTCGGTTATGAGTATGATTTCGTGGTGCTGTCTCCTTTTGGGTTGCCCTACTGGGAGAAGCTTCTCCTGGATCCTTTTGGTTCTCAGAGGGATGTGGGTTTCGTCGTCATTTGCCCAGAAAATGAAGCCTTGCTCTGCAGAGCCAAGACCTTCTTCAAAGATCTGAGTGCTATGTATGAG GCATGCCAGCTTGGGCAGCACAGGCCCATCTGTAAGAGTCACCCAGAGGGCATACTGAAGGTTGGCACCACAGAGGGCAGGAGCATGACGGAGCAGCCCCTTAGCGACTGGTTTCTTAAGATGGCTGCCAGAGACGGAAACAATGAAGCCTTTAATAAGCTCAAACTCTTTGCTCAAGTGTGCCGCTATGATCTAG CTCCGTACCTGTCAGAGCAGTCTTTGGATAGCTCTCTATTGTCCCAGCGCAGCCCTGCTGtggcttcctcctcctcccagacCTCCAGCTCTTCCAGCACCTCCTCAGGACCCCAGAGCACCAACACTACCAGCTCCAGCACCAGCTCTGCCCAGCCTGCCCAGGTCAACAGCACccctccctcctcatcctcaggaTCCCAGACTATCGGGGGAATGGCAACAGCCAAGCCAAGCTCCTACTCCCAGTTTGGGACAGCAGGGCTGCAAGGCAGCACGTCTCAGAATGGACCCCAGTCAAACCCGCAGGGCTCAGGAGCTCTGGCAGAAAACGGACCTTCTGCCAACCAGCCACAAGTGCCCACTGAGACGCCAGAGAG CACAATGGAAAGAGACAAAGTGGGCAAGCCAACGGACGGAGAGTCACACGCTGTGTCTTACCCGCCTGCCATCGTGGTGTATATCGTGGACCCTTTCAGCTACGAAGACGCAGACAGAGAGGTCCACTCCAGCACCTACACACTGGGCCTACTGCGCTGCTACATGGAGATGCTGCAGTTCCTTCCTGCTCACATCAGAAACGCTGTCTCAGTGCAG ATTGTTCCTTGCCAGTATCTGCTGCAGCCGGTGCACAGCGGGGAGCGCCACCTCTACGGCCAGCACCTCAAGTCCCTGGCCTTCTCCGTGTTCACTCAGTGTCGTCGGCCTCTGCCCAACTCCACCAACTTCAAGGCTCTGACAGGCTTCGGCCCCGGTCTTGCCATCGACATGGCACTCAAGAACCCAGAG AGGCCTGAGTGTCTGCGTCTGTATACGCCGCCCTTCATTTTGGCTCCAGTGAAAGACAAGCAGACGGAACTCGGGGAGACGTTCGGCGAGGCGTCTCAGAAGTACAACGTCCTGTTTGTTGGCTACTGTCTGTCCCATGACCAGCGCTGGCTGCTGGCCTCCTGCACTGACCAACATGGAGAACTGCTTGAGACATGCATCATTAGTATTGATGTCCCAAACAG GGCTCGCAGGAAAAAGGGCTCAGCCAGGCGAGTGGGGTTGCAGAAGCTGTGGGAGTGGTGTCTCGGCCTGGTGCAAGTGACATCGCTGCCATGGAGGGTGGTGATCGGACGGCTCGGTAGAATGGGCCACGGCGAGCTGAGAG ACTGGAGTATTCTGCTGAGCAGGAGGAACTTGCAGTCCCTCAGTAAACGTCTGAAGGAGACATGTAGGATGTGTGGCATCTCTGCTGCGGACACACCCAGTATCCTTAGCGCCTGTCTGGTTGCTATGGAGCCCCAAGGCTCATTTGTCATCATGCCAG ATTCGGTGTCAACAGGTTCGGTGTTTGGTCGTAGCACTACACTCAACATGCAAACGTCGCAGCTGAGCACACCTCAGGACACATCCTGCACACACATCTTGGTGTTCCCCACCTCGGCGATGGTGCAGGTCAACACTAACACTCCAGAGCCCATCGACATCAACTTCAACCCCATAAATCCTG ATGGTTCTGATGGAATGGTTATCTTTGACCTGTTTGACAATGACATGGTGGATCCCGACCTCATCAACATCCTGCCCAACTCCCCCACTACGTCCCCAGTTCATTCTCCTGGCTCCCACTACCACCAGGGGGGAGATGGAAGCAAG GGCCAGAGTGCAGATCGTATGGAGTCCCACGAGGAGGCCCTGAACATCCTGCAGCAGCCGATGGCTCTGGGCTACTTTGTCTCCACAGCCAAGACTGGACCACTGCCTGACTGGTTCTGGTCAGCCTGCCCTCAAGCCCAGAACCAGTGCCCACTCTTCCTCAAG GCCTCTCTGCACCTGCACGTGTCTTCAGTCCAATCAGACGAGCTTCTGCACAGTAAACACTCCCACCCCTTGGACTCCAACCACACCTCTGATGTGCTCAG ATTTGTTCTAGAGCAATACAATGCCCTCTCCTGGCTGACATGCGATCCTGCGACCCAGGACCGGCGCTCCTGTCTGCCCGTTCACTTTGTGGTGCTCACCCAGATGTACAACTTTATCATGAACATGCTCTGA